One stretch of uncultured Methanobrevibacter sp. DNA includes these proteins:
- the iorA gene encoding indolepyruvate ferredoxin oxidoreductase subunit alpha translates to MNLKELVTGVSGDKQFLLGNEAAVRGVIEAGISIAATYPGTPSSEIGNVLSVLAKDANIYFEFSTNEKVAMEVAATAAASGLRSFTFMKHVGMNVAADSFMTTAYSGVTGGMVILTADDPSLFSSQNEQDTRNFARLANIPILEPSNCQEVKDMVKYAFDLSEQFGLPVIVRTTTRVSHMRGVVEFGDVMDNSSNNDNHWKRGHFNKDPSKYVPVPAFAGDMHVRLWDKIHKLEDLSNKSEFNKNIDFSDDKKYGLIASSSAYNYAHDVVKFNNLNVNIFKLGFSYPFPQEKVAEFLKDLDEVIIVEEVDPIIERDTLATIGAKNLDVIVHGKLDGTFPLYHEFNSDIVAEGLNKILNFSEIKNINYSSSLEKLREDIPQRAPVLCAGCPHRAMYYGINKAIEELGLKTSDVIFASDIGCYTLGINPPYNAADYLLSMGSSVGDGCGFSVSTDQKVASFIGDSTFFHSGISPLINAVHNKHNFVLTVLDNRITAMTGGQPNPGIPVDGMGDEAPEVSIRKLAAACGCDYVRVINPFNLEQVIKTYTEAFKRDDTAVIISKAPCTLIKGLTKKPPVNFVERNCNNCDKCVSELACPAISKVNGKIAVDKAQCDGCNVCIQVCKYGALEAGR, encoded by the coding sequence ATGAATTTAAAAGAATTAGTCACAGGAGTCTCTGGTGATAAACAATTTTTATTAGGTAATGAAGCTGCTGTAAGAGGTGTTATAGAAGCCGGTATTTCTATTGCAGCTACCTATCCTGGAACTCCTTCTTCAGAAATTGGAAATGTATTATCAGTATTGGCTAAGGATGCCAATATTTATTTTGAATTTTCAACCAATGAGAAAGTAGCAATGGAAGTTGCAGCAACTGCAGCTGCTTCTGGTCTTAGGTCATTTACATTTATGAAGCATGTAGGTATGAACGTAGCGGCAGATTCATTCATGACTACAGCATATTCTGGTGTCACTGGAGGAATGGTTATCTTAACTGCTGATGACCCGTCACTCTTTTCATCACAAAATGAACAGGACACCCGTAATTTTGCAAGATTGGCAAATATACCTATTTTAGAACCTTCCAATTGTCAGGAAGTTAAAGACATGGTTAAATATGCATTTGATTTATCCGAACAATTTGGCTTGCCGGTAATTGTCAGAACAACTACTCGTGTATCACACATGAGGGGAGTTGTTGAGTTTGGCGATGTCATGGATAACTCATCAAACAATGACAATCACTGGAAAAGAGGTCACTTCAACAAAGATCCTTCAAAATATGTTCCGGTTCCTGCATTTGCAGGGGATATGCATGTAAGATTATGGGATAAAATCCACAAACTTGAAGATTTAAGCAATAAAAGTGAATTCAACAAAAATATTGACTTTTCAGATGATAAAAAATATGGTTTAATTGCTTCAAGCAGTGCTTATAATTATGCTCATGATGTTGTTAAATTCAATAATTTAAATGTAAATATTTTCAAATTAGGATTTTCATATCCGTTCCCACAGGAAAAAGTAGCCGAATTTTTAAAAGATTTGGATGAAGTAATTATTGTAGAAGAAGTCGATCCGATTATAGAAAGAGACACTTTAGCTACCATTGGTGCTAAAAACCTTGATGTTATTGTTCATGGAAAATTGGATGGAACATTCCCTCTCTATCATGAATTCAATTCAGATATTGTTGCTGAAGGTTTGAATAAAATTTTAAACTTTTCTGAAATCAAAAATATTAATTATTCTTCAAGTTTGGAAAAATTGCGGGAGGATATTCCGCAAAGAGCTCCTGTACTGTGTGCAGGATGTCCTCATAGGGCAATGTATTATGGAATCAACAAAGCAATTGAAGAATTGGGTTTAAAAACTTCAGATGTTATTTTCGCATCAGATATTGGATGTTACACACTGGGAATCAATCCACCATATAATGCAGCGGATTATTTATTGTCAATGGGTTCAAGTGTTGGTGACGGATGTGGATTTTCAGTTTCAACAGATCAAAAGGTTGCAAGCTTTATAGGAGATTCTACATTTTTCCATAGTGGTATTTCACCATTAATCAATGCGGTTCATAACAAACACAATTTTGTTTTAACAGTTCTTGATAACAGAATTACTGCAATGACAGGTGGTCAGCCAAATCCTGGAATTCCTGTTGATGGAATGGGAGATGAAGCTCCTGAAGTATCTATTCGTAAATTGGCTGCTGCATGTGGATGTGATTATGTTCGTGTAATCAATCCATTTAATTTGGAACAAGTAATAAAAACCTATACTGAAGCGTTCAAAAGAGATGACACTGCAGTAATCATTTCTAAAGCTCCTTGTACATTAATCAAAGGTTTAACTAAAAAACCTCCTGTTAATTTTGTTGAAAGAAACTGTAATAACTGTGATAAATGTGTAAGTGAACTTGCATGTCCTGCCATTTCAAAAGTTAATGGAAAAATCGCTGTGGATAAAGCTCAGTGTGACGGATGTAACGTATGTATTCAGGTTTGTAAATATGGTGCTTTAGAGGCAGGTAGGTGA
- a CDS encoding right-handed parallel beta-helix repeat-containing protein — protein sequence MIVILRDCTFDNNGANRSAGAIYVNNCTYVSIDNSNFENNNVNYSGGAIYFKCDYGRISNSNFTNNKARYNGAACVNGESGSVINCIFTNNVATESAGALGWERKGNGNIEKSNNSAPRGGAIYQNSATNVSILNSIFDSNTASEDGGAIFWDHATGGKIIGSTFNDNYVIGRGGAIEIVNASNCEIGDCTFDNNGANSSAGAIYVNNCTYISIDNSKFENNVDNEGNYSIDNNYGTIYLYNNTINTKSSEIRNYGGNISSPCTAIVMSHEPFIYGIKTKLISFIKDDNENLIEECYPVYFNVNGSLVEAKYNSEISGYEAEYVFNTLGLVEISTVCPSINITDNQGINSTVTKSTELTASSVITTYNVAKKLVVTLKDSDEVLANKKVTVKVGKISKTLKTNSKGQISVDVSKLTPKAYTASISFAGDNYYSSSSKSVKVTVKKATPKLTAKAKSFKKSIKTKKYSITFKTNKNKAMKKAKVTLKVKGKTYTTITNSKGKATFKITKLTKKGTYKAVIKYKGNSYYNKVTKKVNIKLK from the coding sequence TTGATAGTAATACTGCGTGATTGTACTTTTGATAATAATGGTGCAAATAGGTCTGCAGGGGCAATTTATGTAAATAATTGTACTTATGTCTCTATAGATAATTCAAATTTTGAAAACAATAATGTAAATTACTCTGGTGGGGCAATTTACTTTAAATGTGACTATGGAAGAATTTCTAACTCTAACTTTACTAATAATAAAGCTCGTTATAATGGTGCTGCATGTGTGAATGGTGAAAGTGGAAGTGTTATTAACTGTATTTTTACTAATAATGTTGCAACTGAAAGTGCGGGTGCATTAGGTTGGGAGAGAAAAGGTAATGGAAATATTGAAAAGAGTAATAATTCTGCGCCAAGAGGTGGTGCTATTTATCAGAATAGTGCAACTAATGTTTCTATATTAAATTCAATTTTTGATAGTAATACTGCGAGTGAAGATGGTGGAGCTATATTCTGGGATCATGCAACTGGAGGAAAGATTATTGGTTCTACATTCAATGATAATTATGTTATTGGAAGAGGTGGTGCAATAGAAATTGTCAATGCAAGTAATTGTGAAATTGGTGATTGTACTTTTGATAATAATGGTGCAAATAGCTCTGCAGGGGCAATATATGTAAATAACTGTACTTACATCTCTATAGACAATTCAAAATTTGAAAACAATGTAGATAATGAAGGTAATTACTCTATAGACAACAACTATGGTACAATATACCTTTACAACAATACAATAAACACCAAGTCAAGTGAAATTCGCAATTATGGTGGAAACATTTCATCTCCATGCACTGCAATAGTCATGTCACATGAACCTTTCATTTATGGGATTAAAACCAAGTTAATTTCCTTCATTAAAGATGACAATGAAAATCTAATTGAAGAATGCTATCCTGTATACTTCAATGTAAATGGCAGTTTGGTTGAGGCAAAATATAATTCAGAAATAAGCGGATATGAAGCTGAATATGTGTTCAATACTTTAGGTTTAGTTGAGATATCCACTGTATGTCCAAGCATTAACATAACTGATAATCAAGGCATTAATAGTACTGTTACTAAATCAACAGAATTAACTGCATCTAGTGTTATTACCACATACAATGTAGCTAAAAAACTTGTTGTTACACTTAAAGATTCTGATGAAGTTTTAGCAAACAAAAAAGTGACAGTTAAAGTGGGTAAAATTTCAAAAACATTGAAAACTAATTCCAAAGGACAAATATCAGTAGATGTCTCCAAATTAACTCCAAAAGCTTATACTGCATCAATCAGCTTTGCAGGAGACAATTACTACAGTTCTTCAAGCAAATCTGTCAAAGTGACTGTTAAAAAAGCAACTCCAAAATTAACTGCGAAAGCGAAATCATTTAAGAAATCAATTAAAACCAAAAAATACAGTATAACTTTTAAAACCAACAAAAACAAAGCAATGAAAAAAGCAAAAGTTACCTTAAAAGTTAAAGGTAAAACATATACTACCATAACAAACAGTAAAGGCAAAGCAACATTTAAAATTACCAAATTAACTAAAAAAGGAACTTACAAAGCAGTTATCAAATATAAAGGAAACAGTTACTACAACAAAGTAACTAAAAAAGTAAATATTAAACTTAAGTAG
- a CDS encoding right-handed parallel beta-helix repeat-containing protein, with protein MYVNNCTYVSIDNSNFENNNVNYSGGAIYFNGNNGLISNSNFTNNKARYNGAACVNGENGNVINCIFTNNVATESAGALGWERKGNGNIEKCIFSNNSAPRGGAIYQNSATNVSILNSIFDSNTA; from the coding sequence ATTTATGTAAATAATTGTACTTATGTCTCTATAGATAATTCAAATTTTGAAAATAATAATGTAAATTATTCAGGAGGAGCAATTTATTTCAATGGTAACAATGGATTGATTTCTAACTCTAACTTCACTAATAATAAAGCTCGTTATAATGGTGCTGCATGTGTGAATGGTGAAAATGGAAATGTAATCAATTGTATTTTTACTAATAATGTTGCTACAGAAAGTGCAGGTGCATTAGGTTGGGAGAGAAAAGGTAATGGAAATATTGAAAAGTGTATATTCTCCAATAATTCTGCGCCAAGAGGTGGTGCTATTTATCAGAATAGTGCAACTAATGTTTCTATATTAAATTCAATTTTTGATAGTAATACTGCGTGA
- a CDS encoding YhgE/Pip domain-containing protein codes for MASKDLGNIVEITRNDFKSAFSNPIVTFVLIAIIILPSLYALLNIQACWDPYGNTGNVEFAIANLDNGTSFNGSNINVGNELVKDLKNNDKFKWTFVTEDELRDGVYTGKYYAGMVIPKNLTENVLSITTDDPKQAKLEYVVNVKSNPVATKLTDTGANTVYTTLNAKIIQIINLAAYGKLGELQAGLAAGASQLADGGGQLQAGAAQVSAGAGQVSSGVSQVQGGASQVKDGASQVQQASSAVEQGASQVQQGSSAVQQGASQVQKGSEELDSAVDPSLIPDGPVKQYVESSSELAKGSGKVADGSSQVAQGASDLAGGSVKLAEGSSEVAGGASQLADGSVQLAEGSLSLAAGAELLGTSAAQALFTAAGSLGASADQLAAITGINESILGDYFFSPIKLDRNEVFSVPDYGSNVSPFYLVLSMWVGALITCVMIEPKSSVGTKYSPFEMYAGKLLFYVVMSILQGCVTIIGAHLLGVHIDNYPLFIFSALLVSSVFMILIYSMISAIGTIGKGAAVVLLVLQISATGGIYPIEIMHKVFQTLYPFMPMTYAIKLIREAQLGVVWSNYWPALVILLAIGIITVIVSVLIKEKADKSSKYFEEKLKGSGLF; via the coding sequence ATGGCTAGTAAAGATTTAGGAAATATTGTTGAAATAACAAGAAACGATTTTAAATCAGCATTTTCAAATCCAATTGTAACATTTGTGTTAATTGCAATTATCATCCTTCCATCTCTTTATGCTCTTTTAAATATTCAGGCATGTTGGGATCCTTATGGAAACACCGGAAACGTGGAATTTGCAATTGCCAATCTTGATAATGGTACATCATTTAATGGTAGCAATATTAATGTTGGAAATGAACTTGTTAAAGATTTAAAAAATAATGATAAATTTAAATGGACATTTGTCACAGAAGATGAACTGCGGGACGGAGTCTATACTGGAAAATATTATGCCGGTATGGTAATACCCAAAAATCTAACGGAAAACGTGCTTTCAATTACAACAGATGACCCTAAACAGGCCAAATTAGAATATGTTGTAAATGTTAAGTCAAATCCGGTAGCTACCAAATTAACTGATACTGGTGCAAATACAGTTTATACAACACTTAATGCAAAAATTATACAGATTATTAACCTTGCAGCATACGGAAAACTTGGTGAACTGCAGGCAGGACTTGCAGCAGGTGCAAGCCAGTTAGCTGACGGAGGAGGTCAGCTCCAGGCAGGCGCTGCACAGGTTTCTGCAGGAGCAGGTCAAGTCTCATCAGGTGTCAGTCAGGTTCAGGGCGGAGCCAGTCAAGTAAAAGACGGTGCCAGTCAGGTCCAGCAGGCTTCGAGTGCAGTCGAACAGGGAGCAAGCCAGGTTCAGCAGGGTTCGAGTGCTGTCCAGCAGGGAGCAAGCCAGGTTCAAAAAGGTTCTGAAGAACTGGACTCTGCAGTAGATCCGTCATTAATTCCAGACGGACCTGTTAAACAGTATGTGGAAAGCAGTTCGGAACTTGCAAAAGGCAGTGGAAAGGTAGCCGACGGGTCAAGTCAAGTTGCTCAGGGAGCAAGCGATTTGGCAGGCGGTTCTGTGAAATTGGCTGAAGGTTCAAGTGAAGTTGCCGGAGGAGCAAGTCAGCTGGCAGACGGTTCAGTTCAATTAGCTGAAGGATCATTAAGTCTTGCAGCAGGTGCAGAGCTACTTGGAACCTCCGCAGCACAAGCATTGTTCACTGCTGCCGGTTCACTTGGAGCAAGTGCCGATCAGCTTGCAGCTATTACGGGTATTAACGAAAGTATTCTTGGAGATTATTTCTTCTCACCAATTAAATTAGACAGAAATGAAGTCTTTTCAGTTCCGGATTATGGATCTAATGTATCTCCATTTTATTTAGTACTGTCCATGTGGGTCGGTGCTTTGATTACCTGTGTAATGATAGAGCCTAAATCAAGTGTCGGAACAAAATATTCTCCATTTGAAATGTATGCAGGCAAATTATTATTCTATGTGGTAATGAGTATACTGCAGGGCTGTGTAACAATAATTGGAGCCCACCTTTTAGGAGTGCATATCGACAATTATCCGCTGTTCATATTTTCAGCGCTGCTGGTATCGTCAGTATTCATGATTTTAATATATTCAATGATATCTGCAATCGGAACAATTGGAAAAGGTGCTGCAGTAGTTCTTTTAGTTCTTCAAATATCCGCAACAGGCGGAATTTATCCAATCGAAATTATGCATAAAGTCTTCCAAACATTATATCCGTTTATGCCAATGACTTATGCGATTAAATTAATACGGGAAGCACAGCTTGGTGTTGTCTGGTCCAATTATTGGCCAGCACTGGTTATCCTGTTGGCAATAGGAATCATAACGGTTATTGTTTCCGTCCTCATTAAAGAAAAAGCAGATAAATCATCCAAATACTTTGAAGAAAAATTAAAAGGAAGTGGATTATTCTAG
- the tfrB gene encoding fumarate reductase (CoM/CoB) subunit TfrB, translating to MIKIYVSRFNPETDTEPHLECYEIEKIPNMKVLDALQAINDKYDADISFRSSCRAGQCGSCGILFKGNGALACQKEIKDGAIIEPLRFPVIKDLIVDKSSIEAKVKDLELSLQCDHTCRDELDTSITKEDTKDTKKVRSCIECYSCYSTCPVVNIATEEFGGPYLMRYMRKFESDPRDSFDRIKEALDEGLYKCTSCGKCLAVCPKNINTFGDAIEKMRAIAVANGSGPLPQHVAFKENILENGRSIKTDKTPFIEEAENYTGSKVAFFTGCMIDYKFPEIGHKLVKILKENGIDIDVPQGQVCCGSPLLRTGQTDIVQELVDKNKEVFKDYDTVITVCSGCGATLKNNHPEFGSKLHVMDISEFLVDKLDTDKLKEVDMKVTYHDPCHLGRGQGIKDAPREIIEKIPGVEFEEMLYPCQCCGAGGGIKSGKPEIALELSQSKAEMIKDTEADAVITICPFCQLNIQDGLDSIGCEDIKCMHLLELLDKAYE from the coding sequence ATGATTAAAATATATGTTTCAAGGTTTAATCCTGAAACCGATACAGAACCACATTTGGAGTGTTATGAAATAGAAAAAATACCCAACATGAAAGTTCTTGATGCATTGCAAGCAATTAATGACAAATATGATGCAGATATCAGTTTCAGAAGTTCTTGTAGGGCAGGGCAATGCGGATCCTGCGGAATTTTATTTAAGGGAAATGGAGCTCTGGCATGTCAAAAAGAAATTAAAGACGGTGCCATTATTGAACCTCTCAGATTCCCAGTCATTAAAGATTTGATAGTTGACAAATCAAGTATTGAAGCTAAAGTGAAAGACCTGGAATTATCCCTTCAATGTGACCACACATGCAGAGATGAACTTGACACAAGCATTACAAAAGAAGATACCAAAGACACCAAGAAAGTAAGAAGCTGTATCGAGTGTTATTCCTGCTATTCAACCTGTCCTGTTGTAAATATTGCAACAGAAGAGTTTGGCGGACCTTACTTAATGAGGTATATGCGCAAATTTGAAAGTGATCCTAGAGACAGCTTTGACAGAATTAAAGAAGCTTTGGATGAAGGATTATATAAATGTACAAGCTGCGGCAAATGTTTGGCAGTATGTCCTAAAAACATCAATACATTTGGAGATGCAATAGAAAAAATGAGAGCTATTGCTGTTGCAAATGGTTCAGGACCTCTTCCACAACATGTTGCATTTAAGGAAAATATTTTAGAAAACGGAAGATCAATTAAAACCGATAAAACTCCATTTATTGAAGAAGCTGAAAATTATACCGGTTCAAAAGTAGCTTTCTTTACAGGATGTATGATTGACTATAAATTCCCTGAAATCGGACATAAACTCGTTAAAATCCTAAAAGAAAATGGAATTGACATTGACGTTCCGCAAGGACAAGTCTGTTGCGGTTCACCATTGTTGAGAACCGGCCAAACCGATATTGTTCAGGAGCTTGTAGACAAAAATAAAGAAGTCTTTAAAGATTATGATACTGTTATTACCGTCTGTTCCGGCTGCGGTGCCACACTGAAAAATAACCATCCCGAATTTGGTTCAAAATTGCATGTAATGGATATAAGCGAGTTTTTAGTTGATAAACTCGACACAGACAAATTAAAAGAAGTTGACATGAAAGTTACATATCACGACCCTTGCCATTTAGGCAGAGGACAGGGCATCAAAGATGCACCTCGTGAAATCATTGAAAAAATACCTGGCGTTGAATTTGAGGAAATGCTATATCCATGCCAGTGCTGCGGTGCAGGAGGAGGTATAAAATCCGGAAAACCTGAAATTGCACTTGAATTATCACAATCTAAAGCAGAGATGATTAAGGATACAGAAGCTGATGCAGTTATTACAATCTGTCCATTCTGTCAATTGAATATCCAGGATGGACTGGATTCAATTGGATGTGAAGATATTAAATGCATGCATTTATTGGAATTATTGGATAAAGCTTACGAATAA
- a CDS encoding TrmJ/YjtD family RNA methyltransferase, whose amino-acid sequence MIEIGDAAVDEQKVVETQPISSSEKKEESTSEKKSTSTKKSKPKVQSRGTVREKLTKEQEEKETRMFKDNIYIVFVECETPGNVGFLARTMANFGLKNLVLINPPKLTNDAYYQATHGKYIVENAKIYKTLDEFYQSQRIDFKVASTGIAGGSYNLSRIPLRPDELGKAMNVSNKIAILFGREGDGLSNKEIEDCDICVSIPTDPTYPIMNISHAAAIIFYELFKNKHDFGVEGLDGSTALEKEYLVKDMAELIDSLDIPDHKKRNGLKTFNNIISRAFITGREAHTFKGILRRLKNKLGEQ is encoded by the coding sequence TTGATTGAAATAGGAGATGCTGCTGTTGACGAACAGAAAGTTGTTGAAACACAACCTATAAGTTCCAGTGAAAAAAAAGAGGAAAGTACTTCTGAAAAAAAATCAACTTCAACAAAAAAATCAAAGCCAAAGGTACAGTCCAGAGGAACCGTTAGAGAAAAACTTACAAAAGAACAGGAAGAAAAAGAAACCAGAATGTTTAAAGATAACATTTACATAGTATTTGTTGAATGTGAAACTCCTGGAAATGTAGGTTTTCTTGCAAGAACAATGGCGAACTTTGGATTGAAAAATTTAGTACTGATAAATCCTCCAAAATTAACAAATGATGCATATTATCAGGCTACACATGGAAAATACATTGTTGAAAATGCAAAAATTTACAAAACTTTAGATGAATTCTACCAGTCCCAGAGAATTGATTTTAAAGTGGCTTCAACAGGAATTGCCGGAGGAAGTTATAATTTATCAAGAATCCCCTTAAGGCCGGATGAACTCGGTAAGGCCATGAACGTTTCAAATAAAATAGCAATTTTATTTGGAAGGGAAGGAGACGGACTTTCAAATAAGGAAATTGAAGACTGCGATATTTGCGTGTCCATCCCTACAGACCCAACTTACCCCATAATGAATATTTCACATGCCGCTGCAATAATTTTTTATGAATTATTCAAAAATAAGCATGATTTCGGCGTTGAAGGTCTGGATGGAAGTACAGCACTGGAAAAAGAATATCTGGTTAAGGACATGGCAGAACTAATTGACAGCTTAGATATTCCAGACCATAAAAAAAGAAATGGTCTTAAAACTTTCAATAATATTATTTCAAGAGCATTTATAACCGGTAGAGAAGCACATACATTTAAAGGAATTTTAAGAAGATTAAAAAATAAACTTGGTGAACAATGA
- a CDS encoding DUF362 domain-containing protein, which translates to MRRPRFADISIFTLKYIFNWRFWIAEITKKSKTYKKIIDKMLFEEDEIVVIPNTIHINKKIESEGSEFLPTQVIKDVIKRCDDIVIMNSCLCRSSNNCQDYPKDIGCIFLGPTTKKIPRNIGHEATVEEALAQVDRADAAGLSHIIGRNKIDTVWMNVRPGKGLLTICHCCPCCCLWKVYPNLDEDISDKLEKLDGVNVKLHEENCKMCKKCLNEICMFQAISLKDGKINIDYDTCKGCGLCVNACKFDAITIEYNDETIQNVVNRMDDLIEIKEL; encoded by the coding sequence ATGAGACGACCTAGATTTGCAGACATTAGTATATTCACGCTAAAATACATCTTCAATTGGAGATTTTGGATAGCTGAAATTACTAAAAAATCAAAAACATACAAGAAAATCATTGATAAAATGTTATTTGAGGAAGATGAAATTGTAGTCATCCCAAATACAATACATATCAATAAAAAAATCGAATCAGAAGGATCCGAATTTCTGCCAACCCAAGTAATTAAAGATGTTATCAAAAGATGTGATGACATCGTAATTATGAACAGCTGCTTATGTAGGTCATCAAATAATTGTCAGGATTATCCTAAGGATATTGGATGCATTTTTCTTGGACCTACAACAAAGAAAATTCCAAGAAATATAGGTCATGAAGCAACAGTGGAAGAAGCACTGGCTCAGGTTGACAGAGCTGATGCAGCAGGATTAAGCCACATTATTGGTAGAAATAAAATTGATACTGTTTGGATGAATGTAAGACCTGGAAAAGGACTTTTAACTATATGTCATTGCTGTCCATGTTGCTGTTTGTGGAAAGTTTATCCGAATTTGGATGAAGATATCAGCGACAAACTGGAAAAACTTGACGGAGTTAATGTTAAACTTCATGAAGAAAACTGTAAAATGTGCAAAAAATGTTTAAATGAAATTTGTATGTTTCAGGCCATCAGTCTAAAAGATGGTAAAATTAATATTGATTATGATACTTGTAAAGGTTGCGGATTATGTGTCAATGCGTGTAAATTTGATGCAATCACAATCGAATACAATGACGAAACCATTCAAAATGTTGTTAACAGAATGGATGATTTAATTGAAATTAAAGAATTATAA
- the dcd gene encoding dCTP deaminase, with protein MAILSDKDIKEYLKEGKIGIEPLQDEKQIQPSSVDMRLGDEFKVFKVIRKPYIDPKDEEDVASYMESTTVKEGDAFIIHPNEFALATTLEYVKIPEDLVARVEGRSSMGRLGVTMHVTAGFIDPGFEGKITLEISNIGAMPVALYPGQRVCQIVFETMTSPAEIPYGHPDRNSKYMGQTRPESSRVKLDYELKK; from the coding sequence ATGGCAATTTTAAGTGATAAAGATATAAAAGAATATTTGAAAGAAGGTAAAATTGGTATTGAACCTCTTCAAGATGAAAAACAAATACAACCATCTTCTGTTGATATGCGATTAGGGGATGAATTTAAGGTATTTAAAGTTATTAGAAAACCGTATATTGATCCTAAAGATGAAGAAGATGTTGCATCTTATATGGAATCAACAACTGTTAAAGAAGGTGATGCATTTATAATTCATCCGAATGAATTTGCCTTAGCCACCACATTGGAGTATGTTAAAATACCTGAAGATTTGGTTGCAAGAGTGGAAGGTCGTTCAAGTATGGGGAGATTAGGTGTGACAATGCATGTTACAGCAGGTTTTATTGACCCTGGTTTTGAAGGAAAAATAACTTTGGAAATATCAAATATCGGTGCAATGCCTGTAGCATTATATCCTGGTCAGAGAGTTTGTCAAATTGTTTTTGAAACAATGACAAGTCCTGCTGAGATTCCATATGGACACCCTGACAGAAATAGTAAGTATATGGGTCAAACTCGCCCCGAAAGTAGTAGAGTTAAATTAGATTACGAATTAAAAAAATAA